TGCCCCTTCTACAAGACGGTGGGGATGCTGCACAACATCGTCACCTTCTACGAGCTGGCGCGACACGCCGTGGAGGCCACCGCGCCAGGCGAGCGCCGCGTCACCTGGGCCACCATCCGCGAGGGCCTGGGGGACATCCTCTACAAGCTGAGCGCCATGAAGTTCAAGGTGGGTGTGGGGAGGGGtgcggcgggggtgggggggggggtgtgatgcCACCGCGTGTCCCCCCCACCTTGTCCCCAGGACCCGGTGACGGACGGCGAAGCCAACATCACGGCGGCTTTCGCCCAGCTGGGCGAGGAGATGCAGGCGGCTTTCCGCAACCTGGAGGACTGacagcgcggcgggggggggcaggaaaaagcgaggggggggtcaccccagtGTTTCACACCCCCCCCCTCGCCGCCTCATCCCCTCCCAGCCCAATAAAAGCCCCGAGGTTTTGCTCAGCCTCCAGGTGTGGTTTCCCTGCTGAGGGTGGGAGCGtccggtgggggggggggtgtgtgtgtcccccccccttccctttgccgcgggggggggggggattttgggggtcaATCTGGTGGTTTAGGGGTTCAGCCGCCCCTCCCCTTCACGCCGAGCCCGTATGGATTCGGTGCacgtggaggggggggggacacacacatacATGGGGGGGACAACAccgggagattttttttttggggggggacacacacacacacacgggctgcgggggggggggggctgcgggtgcATTTGGGGGCCCCCCCAAGGCGGATAGCGGGAAGGCTCCTCCCGCCACGTGGCTGGATCCGTCCCTCTTTAGGGGGGGGGGGCCATTTGACACCCCccttttaccccccccccccccctcagggctGGCGAGGTCACCCCGGGGTCGCCCGTCGCCCCCCCACGCCCCCAGGGCGTGGGGGGGCGACGGGCGACCCCGGGGTGACCCCGCCAGCCCCGGAGGGCGTGGGGGGGGTCCGGTGTCGtgagtgtgtcccccccccgccctcggtgccgccccctcccgccccgtcccgccccgtcgCAGCCACCGCCCGGAGatgtgggtgctgctgctgctgcccctgctcccccccggTGGGTCCCGTTCTGTGGGGGGGGGATTCCGGGGGGGGCTTCTGGGGGGGTCgcagagagggaaaggagatAGGGAGTGCGGAGGGGGGGGGTATCCAAGCGGTCCGGCgtggttttgggggggctgcagggtgcaggGGGGGGAGTAGGAGGTTcgggggggggtgctggggggggctgcgaGGTGcggtgggggggctggggggctaaggggtccgggggggggtgttttggagtccgggggggtgtgggggggggtgtctctggggggCTGCTCCAAGAAAGTTCAGGAGATCCGGGATGTGAAGGgagggccgggggcgggggggggctgcagggtgcaggggggaataggagggccgggggggggctgcgaggTCCGGGGGGGGGTGTCtaaggggtccgggggggtctaaggggtccgggggggggttataaggggtcctggggggggtctaaggggtccgggggggtctaaggggtccgggggggggttctaaggggtccggggggggtttCTAAGGGGTCCGGGGGGTTCTAaggggtccggggggggtttctaaggggtccgggggggtctaaggggtccggggggggtttCTAAGGGGTCCGGGGGGTTTCtaaggggtccgggggggtctaaggggtccggggggggtttCTAAGGGGTCCGGGGGGGTTCTAAGGGTTCCGGGGGGGTCTAAGGGGTccggggggtctctggggggctGCTCCAAGAAGGTTCAGTAGATCCGGGATGTGGAGGGGGGGGCCCAGGGgtccggggggggctgcgggagccgcggggggggtgctgggggaggagaTGTCCCCGCGGTCCCCGAGTGTCCCACAGCGGCGGGTCCCCGCCATGGCCCGGCCGTGGGACGGGGACAGTCCCCAGGGTCCCCCGTGGCCGTGGGGGGGCCGTGAGCCCCCCccgagcgtgtgtgtgtgtgtgtccccccccccgggccgtgccAGCGCCGGTGACAGTCCCCGTTGTCCCCAGCCGCGCCGTCCGCGGGCCGCGGGGACCCGGCGGGGGGGTGCGGGCTGTGCCGCAGCCCCCACCGGGGCCAGGCGTGGGCCAACGCCACGCTGGGGGGCAGCGTCACCCTGGGGTGTCccgcgggggggccccccctgGGCCGCCTGCTGGCCGAGCACTGGCACTTCTCGGGGGGCCCCGCGGGCCCGGGGGTCGCCGTCTGCAgccgcggccgcggccgcccccgctGCGCCCCCAGCTACGGCGGGCGCGCGGCGCTggggggcccccccgcgcccccggggggggggctgctgctgcggCACCTGCGCCCCGACGACGCCGGCACCTACACGTGTCTGCTGCTGGGCGAGGGCGACTGCGCCTGCGGGCGAGTGAGCCTGAGCctgggcggtgagggggggccgggggggccgggggggccgggggggggcggcgggaggtgagtggggggagcggggggcagcgggcgggggcaggggcggCAGCGGGGGCCCCTCACCCTGGTGTCAGGCCCGGGGGGGTCGTGGGCAGCCCCTGAGGGgtttcctcctgcccccccccccaggtgcctcctgcagccccccctgctccagggcccccccccgcggcggcttCAGcctcggcctcctcctcctcctgctgccgcCGGCCCACGGGCTGTGACCTGGGGAGGGCGTGAGTGTGAGCGTGAgcgtgagtgtgagagtgagtgagtgtgagcaTGCGTGAGTGTGAGCGTGAGCATGAGTGTGAGAGTGAgcgtgagtgtgagtgtgagtgtgagcaTGTGTGAGTGTgagcgtgagtgtgtgtgtgagcatgcatgagtgtgagtgtgagcgtgagagtgtgtgtgtgtgtgtgtgagtgagcgtgagtgtgagtgtgagtgtgtgagtgtgcatgtgagtgtgtgtctgtgagtgagtgtgtttgtgtgagtgtgtgtgcacgAGGGGGGGTGAGGAcacacggcggggggggggggggggggcaggaggtcCCTCCCCGGTGGCACCGTGTGTGCACGGGCTCTCTGTTTCCCGCCTGCCCGGGCACACGCGTGTGACACGTGTGACCCCCCTCAACCTGTGCCCCCCGATGGTGGCACCAGGGGGACTGACCCcacacccccgtgtccccagggtccccaacGCCCCTgttcccagtgtcccccagtgtcccccatgtccccagtgtcccctgtgtcctcagtgtccccagtgtcTCCATTCCCattgtcccccagtgtccccagcgcCCCTGTTCCCCCAGtgtccctcagtgtccccagggtccctAGCGCCCCTGTTTCcagtgtcccccgtgtccccagcgcCCCTGTCTCCAGAGTCCCCATTCGCAGTGTCCCCACTGCCCCCattccccatgtccccagtgtccccagtgcccctgttcccagtatccccagtgtccccatccccagtgtcccccagtgtcgGTCCCCAGCCCCGGGACTGATCCTGCCCGAGGTGGCGGCTCCCGCTGTCCCCCAGGCGGGGCCCCGGGCCGTGTCccgtgcgtgtgtcccccccctcccagtGTCACCCCGCGGGGACACCGGCGGgagcagctttcgccgcgtcagCAGGCGGGTGGCAGCGCCCAGAGCCTTCCCCCATTGTGTCCCCAACAATGGCAGCGCCGcctgcgcccggggcccccccggcgggacggggacagggacagggacagggacagggacaggcggCCATGGGGCACCCAGCGGGCCGGTGCTGAAGGCGGGTGAGtggccggaggggggggggggggtgtctgtccccagtgtccccacccgCCTCCCCGAGGTGCCACCCCTGGGTCCCCCCGcggtgtcgtgtccccccccccgggtaCCCCCATATCCTTCAGGTGCCACgatgtccccccccgtgtcccccccacgtccccctgaGATGTCCCCAAGGttgtccccagctgctgccccccccgggtcccccccacgtccccccgaGATGTCCCCAAGCTTGTCCCCAGCTGCTgtccccccccgggtcccccccacgtccccctgaGATGTCCCCAAGGttgtccccagctgctgccccccccgggtcccccccacgtccccctgaGATGTCCCCAAGGTTGTCCCCAGCTGCTgtccccccccgggtcccccccacgtccccccgaGATGTCCCCAAGCTTGTCCCCAGCTGCTgtccccccccgggtcccccccacgtccccccgaGATGTCCCCAAGCTTGTCCCCAGCTGCTgtccccccccgggtcccccccacgtccccccgaGATGTCCCCAAGCTTGTCCCCAGCTGCTgtccccccccgggtcccccccacgtccccccgaGATGTCCCCAAGCttgtccccagctgctgccccccccgggtcccccccacgtccccccgaGATGTCCCCAAGCttgtccccagctgctgccccccccgtgtccccccaagTCCCCCCGAGATGTCCCCAAAGttgtccccagctgctgctccccccccccggcacccccctaCCCCCAGAGGTGTCCCCACGGGTATCCCCTGctgccgcctcccccccccccgtgtccccccgtcccGCGATGTCCCCAGGACTGTCCCGTGGCCCCCCCGCGCAGGGGGatgccggcgggcggggggctgctCTGCGGGGCCAGCGGCCTGGGCCTGCTGCTGGCCGCCACGGCCACCGACTTCTGGCTGCAGCGCCGGGGGCCCGGCGGCACCGGCAGCCTCGGGCTGTGGCGCGTCTGCGGGGGGGGGcactgccacccccaccccggcACCCCGGGTAGGcaccgccgcggcggcgggggggcggggggcatcGCCGCGCTGAGCTGTGCCCggtctctgcgggggggggcggggggcatcGCCGCGCTGAGCTGTGCCCggtctctgcggggggggggggcggggggcatcGCCGCGCTGAGCTGTGCCCGGtctctgcggggggggcggggggcatcGCCGCGCTGAGCTGTGCCCggtctctgcgggggggggcgggggggtggtgcCCTGGGTGTGCTGGGGGGTCCCGTGTCCCCCAAGTGTCCCCCAAAcgctcccgtgtcccccccagccctaTGGGAGGCCACGCGGGTGCTGATGCTGCTCTCGGTgttcgccgccgccgccggcctcGCCCTGGGCTTCTCCGTCGCGGCCAGCGCTGCCCGGCGGGCACGTGCCCGCGTGGCCGGTGTCACCCTGCTCCTGGCCGGTaggcggggacgggggggctggGGCGTGAGAGCACAAGAGTCactgctgtgctgagctgtgcccGTCACTGCTGCGCTGAGCTGTGCCCGgtctctgctgtgctgagctgtgcctgTCACTGCTGCGCTGAGCTGTGCCCGgtctctgctgtgctgagctgtgcccGTCACTGCTGCGCTGAGCTGTGCCCGGTCTCTGCTGCGCTGAGCTGTACCCGTCactgctgtgctgagctgtgcccGTCACTGCTGCGCTGAGCTGTGTCCGTCACTGCTGCGCTGAGCTGTGTCCGgtctctgctgtgctgagctgtgcccGTCACTGCTGCGCTGAGCTGTGCCCGGTCTCTGCTGCGTTGAGCTGTGCCTGTCACTGCTGCGCTGAGCTGTGCCCGGTCTCTGCTGCGTTGAGCTGTGCCTGTCACTGCTGCGCTGAGCTGTGTCCAGTCTCTGCTGCGCTGAGCTGAGCCCGTCACTGCTGCGCTGAGCTGTGTCCGGTCTCTGCTGCGCTGAGCTGTGCCTGTCACTGCTGCGCTGAGCTGTGTCCGGTCTCTGCTGCGCTGAGTTGAGCCCGTCACTGCTGCGCTGAGCTGTGCCCGGTCTCTGCCCGCCCGGCTGGGGGCTCTCGGGCCGGGCCAGCCCGTGCCGCTGAGCCATCCCCTCTGCCcgcagggctgctggcactgctggggcTGGCGCTGTACGCGGCCGGCACGCTGAGCCTCCTGGGGCCGGCCCGCGCCGCCTGGCGCTTCTCCTGGTCCTACATCCTGGGCTGGGTCGCTGTCGTCCTCATCGGCTCGGCAGGTAACGGCGCCGCGGGGCCGGTCACTGCGGTCACTGCTGCGCCGAGCTGTGCCCGGTCTCTGCAGGCTGGGCTGGCCCCAGCCATGTGCTGAGGGCACCCGCgggcgggggggcagcagggagggtcCCCACACCCACACCCAGCTGCCCCCGCGCCCCACggcctcctctcccctccccagggaTTTTCCACCTCTGTGCCGCCACCAAGGACCCGTCTCCGGAGAGCTCCGAAGTGGCGGGAGCTTGAGGGGCCTCGAGGGGCCCCCGCTCCCGTCCTggcccccccctcctcccgcaCAGGGGTCGGGTGGGGGCGCCCCGGGGTGCAGGTGGCTGCTGTGCTGAGTTGTGTCTGGTCTCTGCAGGGCTGagctccctctgctctccccccccctccccattttgccccttccccccccccccccccccccggctcccgaCTCTCGCTGTGACAATAAACTGCTgtgaccccccctgcccccgcggGCCGCCCTCTGGTGTCCGGAGGGGTTTGGGGACCGCGActttggcggggggggtgtcggtgGCAGCGCACAGCCCtcccccctcccgctgccccagGGCTTGGGCAGAAACGGGGACATCGGCGGGGCCTCAgcctggggggagcggggggggacgTGTGAGGCCCGGAGGGGGGGAATgcactggggggggcactggggggctcCCACGGGGATCCCGGCGGtctcgcggcggggggggggggggtgtcaccgggcgccgccgccgcctgccccggcgaGGGAGCCCCGGGTGGGTCCCACCGCTCCCCGACGGCGCCCATCGCCCCTTTAAGGCCGCACCCTgggccccgcccctgccccgaCCTGTCCGACCGgtccgccccgcccggccccacccccgcaggccccgcccccgcggccccgccccccgcaggccccgcccccccgctcccgtCCCGGTCCGGGCGCTGCAGCACCGGCCCCTCCGCCGCGCTCGGCCCGGAGCGGCCCCAGACGGCCCCGAGCAGCCCggtccggcccggccccgcccggtcCGTCTCGGTTCCGCCCGGTCGGTCCCGGTGCGGCCCGGATGGTGCTGGCCGGGGGCCGAGCAGCGCCGTGAGCCCGCAGGTGTCCGCATGGCCCCCCGCGGGATGCGGCCCGGGacgcccttcctcctcctcctcctcctcctcctcctcgccgttACCGGTAAGACACGACCGGCACcgggacgggggggacacgggaccgGGACCCGACGGGAGGGGAACCGGGACCGGCAGCAGCGCGTGGGAGtcgggaccggggcggggggacacggggggggaccgGGGCCAgcggctgccccggggctgcgggaccggggaggggaggggggggcacggTCACACACACCGGGGGCAGCGGCGCGGGGGGAccgagcggggagggggggtgcacGCGCGTGTGAGcacgggggggtgtgtgtgtgtgcacacgcgtgtgtgtgtgtgtgtacgtgtgtgcgCTCGCGTGAGCACCTGTGGCTCCGCGCAcctgtgtccgtgtgtccgtgtgtccgtggcCGTGGCGGCGGTTGCGCCGCGGGcgctgcacacgcgtgtgcgcacACACCAGCGTGTGTCCGTGTGCGTCCCCCCACCCCACGGGGGCTGaagccgggggggggtgtgggaccccactggggacacgggggggggttACACGCACCGTGGGAACGGGCCACGCCCCTCCCGGGGACACGGCGCGGGGGGCACCCCCCACGTTTAGGGGGGGCACCCACcctcccccaacccccccccccgggtgctgtggagctggggggggtcagcgccctgccccccccgcgccgtgcctcagtttcccggtggcggcggggccgtgggAACGGGCTGGGCGCCGCGGGGGGTGACGTCACCCAGGGGTGCTGACCCCCCCCCGGCACTCACAGCGCGTCGGGGGGGGTCGTGCTGCGAGTGGGGGGCAGCCcggccacgccccccccccccccccccgccccaaccgGGGTCACGGAGCCCATCACCGGCCGTCAGGGCTGCGCcccccggggtgtgtgtgtgtgtgtgtgtgtgtgcacacgcgtgtgtgatCGCTGGGGGGGTccatgtgtgtgtccccccaccccggcacccccGTTTCCCGGTCCCCATCCCGCGGGCGcgagcccggccggggcgggggggccgcgggagCCGGTTCAGCCGGTTCCCGTCTCCGTTCCCACGCGCTTGGCCCCGTTGGGTGGGGacgccccgcggcgggggccgcccgccagcccccccccggcaccccggcaCCCCGGCGCACGGCCCTGCCCccgcgggacccccccggga
The nucleotide sequence above comes from Athene noctua chromosome 29, bAthNoc1.hap1.1, whole genome shotgun sequence. Encoded proteins:
- the LOC141971739 gene encoding lens fiber membrane intrinsic protein-like, whose translation is MPAGGGLLCGASGLGLLLAATATDFWLQRRGPGGTGSLGLWRVCGGGHCHPHPGTPALWEATRVLMLLSVFAAAAGLALGFSVAASAARRARARVAGVTLLLAGLLALLGLALYAAGTLSLLGPARAAWRFSWSYILGWVAVVLIGSAGIFHLCAATKDPSPESSEVAGA